In the Oenanthe melanoleuca isolate GR-GAL-2019-014 unplaced genomic scaffold, OMel1.0 S175, whole genome shotgun sequence genome, one interval contains:
- the LOC130266728 gene encoding LOW QUALITY PROTEIN: stromelysin-3-like (The sequence of the model RefSeq protein was modified relative to this genomic sequence to represent the inferred CDS: inserted 2 bases in 2 codons), whose amino-acid sequence DVSRKHXPWKEQAPWLSALVNAVAVPAKGLPGGAGAAWNPPRCGVPDLPPLPGRNRQKRFVLSGGRWDKTNLTYRIIRFPWQLVKAEVRRTIEEALKVWSDVTPLTFTEVQEGRADIVIDFTRYWHGDNLPFDGPGGILAHAFFPRTHREGDVHFDYDETWTIGNSLGTDLLQVAAHEFGHVLGLQHTAVSKSLMSPFYIFRYPLSLSEDDKQGIQHLYGKPSPEPDPTPTPTQPAELPQPGLETNEITNVEAGQPDACHTAFDAAATIRGELFFFRRRYVWRLRAGRLQDGYPALASRHWQGIPSSVDATFEDPLGNIWFFQDSQYWIYDGERRVSGPTPITELGLPASPVQAALVWGXEKNKIYIFSGGNYWRFSPHRRRVDNIYPRAMADWRGVPPEIDAAFQDEFGFAYFLRGRDYWKFDPVQVKVLEGYPRQISQDFFSCTPPPTPSDEGVPVSCTLPYYLPSPPAATQRALSAIPGFLPGSASDSPGVCHK is encoded by the exons GACGTGTCTCGCAAGC CCCCCTGGAAGGAGCAGGCTCCCTGGCTCTCTGCCCTGGTGaatgctgtggctgtgccagccaaggggctgcctgggggggcaggggctgcctggaaCCCCCCTCGCTGCGGGGTGCCCGACCTGCCCCCGCTGCCGGGCCGGAACCGCCAGAAACGCTTCGTGCTCTCGGGGGGCCGCTGGGACAAGACCAACCTCACCTACAG AATTATCAGGTTCCCATGGCAACTTGTAAAAGCTGAAGTGAGGAGGACCATTGAGGAGGCTTTGAAAGTGTGGAGCGATGTGACCCCGCTGACCTTCACGGAGGTGCAGGAGGGCCGGGCTGACATTGTCATCGACTTCaccag GTACTGGCATGGGGACAACTTGCCTTTCGACGGGCCCGGGGGGATCCTGGCGCACGCGTTCTTCCCCAGGACACACCGGGAAGGAGACGTGCACTTCGACTACGACGAGACCTGGACCATTGGCAACAGCCTGG GCACTGACCTTCTGCAAGTGGCTGCTCATGAGTTTGGCCACGTGCTGggcctgcagcacacagctgtcTCCAAGTCCCTGATGTCTCCTTTCTACATCTTCCGCTACCCCCTCAGCCTGAGCGAGGACGACAAGCAAGGGATCCAGCACCTATATGGGAAACCCTCACCAGAGCCTgacccaaccccaaccccaacccagccagcagagctgccccagccaggcCTCGAAACCAATGAGATCACCAACGTGGAG gctgggcagcccGACGCCTGCCACACAGCCTTCGATGCTGCAGCCACCATCCGGGGGGAGCTGTTCTTCTTCAGGCGCCGCTACGTGTGGCGGCTGCGGGCGGGGCGGCTGCAGGACGGGTACCCAGCCCTGGCCTCCCGACACTGGCAGggcatccccagctctgtcgATGCCACCTTCGAGGACCCGCTGGGCAACATCTGGTTTTTCCAAg ATTCTCAATACTGGATTTATGATGGTGAGAGACGGGTATCTGGTCCCACGCCGATCACGGAGCTGGggctccctgcatcccctgtgcaggcagctctggtgtGGG CTGAGAAGAACAAGATCTACATCTTCAGTGGAGGCAACTACTGGCGCTTCAGCCCCCACAGGCGCCGGGTGGACAACATCTACCCCCGGGCCATGGCTGACTGGCGCGGCGTCCCGCCCGAGATCGACGCTGCCTTCCAGGATGAGTTTG GTTTTGCCTATTTCCTGAGAGGCCGAGATTATTGGAAGTTTGATCCAGTGCAGGTGAAAGTGCTGGAGGGCTACCCACGCCAGATCAGCCAGGACTTCTTCAGCTGCACGCCTCCTCCAACTCCTTCAGATGAGGGGGTGCCTGTGTCCTGCACGCTCCCCTATTATCTCCCTTCACCTCCAGCAGCCACGCAGAGGGCTCTCTCTGCCATTCCTGGCTTCCTTCCAGGCTCAGCATCTGACTCACCAGGTGTCTGTCACAAGTGA
- the LOC130266729 gene encoding SWI/SNF-related matrix-associated actin-dependent regulator of chromatin subfamily B member 1: MLRCTDGSRPAAPGRAGSAHRLTPTAPGCQQSRPEPRGTACPLCVCLCIYVPPRHNKIRLFSTSPPPAVPPSPRPPHALRGPALGRAAALAAGPRSAPAAMMMMALSKTFGQKPVKFQLEEDGEFYMIGSEVGNYLRMFRGSLYKRYPSLWRRLATVEERKKIVASSHENQRSHSPRRYHGYTTLATSVTLLKASEVEEILDGNDEKYKAVSISTEPPTYLREQKAKRNNQWVPTLPNSSHHLDAVPCSTTINRNRMGRDKKRTFPLCFDDHDPAVIHENASQPEVLVPIRLDMEIDGQKLRDAFTWNMNEKLMTPEMFSEILCDDLDLNPLTFVPAIASAIRQQIESYPTDSILEDQSDQRVIIKLNIHVGNISLVDQFEWDMSEKENSPEKFALKLCSELGLGGEFVTTIAYSIRGQLSWHQKTYAFSENPLPTVEIAIRNTGDADQWCPLLETLTDAEMEKKIRDQDRNTRRMRRLANTAPAW, from the exons ATGCTCCGATGCACTGATGGCTCTcgtcccgccgctcccggccggGCTGGCAGCGCACACCGCCTCACGCCAACAGCCCCGGGCTGCCAGCAATCCCGGCCGGAGCCGCGGGGCACGGCGTGCCcgctctgtgtgtgtttgtgtatttaTGTACCGCCCCGCCACAATAAAATCCGCCTCTTTTCTACCTCCCCGCCGCCGGCCGTGCCTCCCTCGCCCCGCCCGCCGCATGCGCTCCGCGGGCCCGCACTAGGCCGCGCTGCCGCCCTTGCCGCCGGGccgcgctccgctcccgccgcgATGATGATGATGGCGCTGAGCAAGACCTTCGGGCAGAAGCCCGTCAAGTTCCAGCTGGAGGAGGATGGCGAGTTTTACATGATCGGTTCCGAG GTGGGGAACTACCTGCGGATGTTTCGGGGCTCCCTGTACAAGAGGTACCCCTCGCTCTGGAGGCGCCTGGCCACCgtggaagaaaggaagaagattGTGGCCTCTTCACATG AAAATCAGCGGTCTCACAGTCCCCGAAGAT ATCACGGCTATACAACATTAGCCACTAGTGTGACGCTCCTAAAGGCCTCTGAAGTGGAAGAGATCTTGGATGGAAATGATGAGAAGTACAAGGCAGTGTCTATCAGCACAGAACCTCCCACCTACCTCAG AGAacagaaagcaaagaggaaCAACCAGTGGGTGCCCACCCTGCCCAACAGCTCCCATCACCTGGATGCAGTGCCCTGCTCAACCACCATCAACAGGAACCGCATGGGCAGGGATAAGAAGAGAACATTCCCTCTGTG CTTTGATGACCATGACCCAGCAGTGATCCATGAGAATGCATCCCAGCCAGAGGTTCTGGTTCCAATCAGGCTTGATATGGAAATTGATGGGCAGAAACTCCGAGATGCATTTACGTGGAACATGAATG AAAAGCTGATGACCCCAGAAATGTTCTCTGAGATTCTTTGTGATGACCTGGATTTGAATCCTCTGACCTTTGTCCCTGCTATTGCATCTGCCATCCGACAGCAGATCGAGTCCTACCCCACTGACAGCATCCTGGAGGATCAGTCAGACCAACGGGTTATCATTAAG CTGAACATCCATGTAGGAAACATCTCCCTCGTAGACCAGTTTGAGTGGGACATGTCAGAGAAGGAGAACTCACCAGAGAAGTTTGCCTTgaagctgtgctcagagcttgGCCTGGGCGGGGAGTTTGTCACCACTATTGCGTACAGCATCCGGGGACAGCTGAGCTGGCACCAGAAGACCTATGCCTTCAG cgAGAACCCTCTGCCGACCGTGGAGATCGCCATTCGCAACACGGGGGACGCTGACCAGTGGTGCCCCCTCCTGGAAACCCTCACAGACGCCGAGATGGAGAAGAAGATCAGAGACCAGGACAGAAACACAAG GCGCATGAGACGTTTGGCCAACACCGCTCCAGCCTGGTAA
- the LOC130266730 gene encoding derlin-2-like isoform X1, whose translation MAYQGFAQEYLGMPAVTRAYTTACVLTTAAVQLEFITPFQLYFNPDLIFRKFQIWRLITNFLFFGPLGFSFFFNMIFLYRYCRMLEEGSFRGRTADFVFMFLFGGFLMTLFGLFASLFFLGQAFTIMLVYVWSRRNPYIRMNFFGLLNFQAPFLPWVLMGFSLLLGNSIIIDLLGIAVGHIYYFLEDVFPNQPGGKKLLLTPSFLKMVFDTPEEDPNYNPLPEDRPEQPRDQDQNEQHPQ comes from the exons ATGGCGTACCAGGGCTTCGCGCAGGAGTACCTGGGCATGCCGGCCGTGACCCGCGCCTACACCACCGCCTGCGTGCTCACCACCGCCGCCGTG cagctggagtTCATCACCCCCTTCCAGCTCTACTTCAACCCCGACCTCATCTTCAGGAAATTCCAG aTATGGAGGCTGATCACCAACTTCCTCTTTTTTGGGCCCCTGGgattcagtttctttttcaaCATGATATTTCT CTACAGGTACTGCCGCATGCTGGAAGAAGGCTCCTTCCGTGGAAGGACAGCTGACTTTGTCTTCATGTTCCTCTTTGGAGGGTTTCTCATGACA CTGTTTGGACTCTTTGCCAGCCTGTTTTTCCTGGGCCAGGCTTTCACCATCATGCTGGTGTACGTGTGGAGTCGCAGGAACCCTTACATCCGCATGAACTTCTTTGGGCTTCTTAACTTCCAAGcccccttcctgccctgggTCCTGATGGGATTCTCTCTGCTGCTAGGCAACTCCATCATCATCGACTTGCTGG GGATTGCAGTGGGTCATATCTATTATTTCTTGGAAGATGTTTTCCCCAACCAGCCTGGAGGAAAGAAGTTGCTGTTAACCCCTAGCTTTCT GAAGATGGTTTTTGACACACCTGAAGAGGATCCCAATTACAACCCTCTCCCTGAGGATCGTCCAGAGCAGCCTAGAGACCAGGACCAGAACGAGCAGCACCCACAGTGA
- the LOC130266730 gene encoding derlin-2-like isoform X2, protein MAYQGFAQEYLGMPAVTRAYTTACVLTTAAVLEFITPFQLYFNPDLIFRKFQIWRLITNFLFFGPLGFSFFFNMIFLYRYCRMLEEGSFRGRTADFVFMFLFGGFLMTLFGLFASLFFLGQAFTIMLVYVWSRRNPYIRMNFFGLLNFQAPFLPWVLMGFSLLLGNSIIIDLLGIAVGHIYYFLEDVFPNQPGGKKLLLTPSFLKMVFDTPEEDPNYNPLPEDRPEQPRDQDQNEQHPQ, encoded by the exons ATGGCGTACCAGGGCTTCGCGCAGGAGTACCTGGGCATGCCGGCCGTGACCCGCGCCTACACCACCGCCTGCGTGCTCACCACCGCCGCCGTG ctggagtTCATCACCCCCTTCCAGCTCTACTTCAACCCCGACCTCATCTTCAGGAAATTCCAG aTATGGAGGCTGATCACCAACTTCCTCTTTTTTGGGCCCCTGGgattcagtttctttttcaaCATGATATTTCT CTACAGGTACTGCCGCATGCTGGAAGAAGGCTCCTTCCGTGGAAGGACAGCTGACTTTGTCTTCATGTTCCTCTTTGGAGGGTTTCTCATGACA CTGTTTGGACTCTTTGCCAGCCTGTTTTTCCTGGGCCAGGCTTTCACCATCATGCTGGTGTACGTGTGGAGTCGCAGGAACCCTTACATCCGCATGAACTTCTTTGGGCTTCTTAACTTCCAAGcccccttcctgccctgggTCCTGATGGGATTCTCTCTGCTGCTAGGCAACTCCATCATCATCGACTTGCTGG GGATTGCAGTGGGTCATATCTATTATTTCTTGGAAGATGTTTTCCCCAACCAGCCTGGAGGAAAGAAGTTGCTGTTAACCCCTAGCTTTCT GAAGATGGTTTTTGACACACCTGAAGAGGATCCCAATTACAACCCTCTCCCTGAGGATCGTCCAGAGCAGCCTAGAGACCAGGACCAGAACGAGCAGCACCCACAGTGA